In Humulus lupulus chromosome 7, drHumLupu1.1, whole genome shotgun sequence, the following are encoded in one genomic region:
- the LOC133791902 gene encoding uncharacterized protein LOC133791902: MRELNMDATTTRYHRSLELNEMDEFRNEAYENAKIYKERTKACHDKNLVRKELQPGQQLRWPRPFTVVKVFPYGAVELQGKDREMFKVNGQRVKPYLGGPIDIVKTIIHYNLCEEEASVRLIDVNDNAIWETSQYIIVNWVVKSSIV, translated from the exons ATGAGGGAGTTGAATATGGATGCCACAACAACAAGATATCATAGGTCTTTGGAGTTGAATGAGATGGATGAGTTTCGTAATGAGGCCTATGAGAACGCCAAGATCTATAAAGAGCGTACTAAAGCTTGTCATGATAAAAATCTTGTTCGCAAGGAGCTTCAACCTGGGCAACAG TTAAGATGGCCAAGGCCATTTACGGTGGTTAAAGTATTTCCTTATGGGGCAGTGGAGTTGCAAGGAAAGGATCGAGAGATGTTTAAGGTGAATGGGCAAAGAGTAAAGCCATATTTGGGTGGTCCTATTGATATAGTCAAGACCATCATCCACTACAACCTTTGTGAAGAAGAAGCAAGCGTCCGACTAATTGACGTTAACGACAACGCTATTTGGGAGACATCCCAA TATATTATTGTGAATTGGGTGGTTAAGAGCTCTATTGTCTAG